The Naumovozyma castellii chromosome 2, complete genome sequence AAAATAAATGCGGCAATGTGGATGTAGAATAGGTTGACGTATGAGAACAATAAACCCAAACAACCAATACTCAATAAACGAATTGGGTAAACATTATTCATACCACGAGCTCTGGTAGATCTAATGGCCAATTCCACACGGCAACTTTGTAAGTAACAAATAATAGCGgcaataataatgacgATAAAAGTAGTGGTTAAATTTGGTAAATAATCTCTGTTAAAAGCTGAAATAATACCACCAACGATGGTCTTATTCTTTGATCTAAAACCTTGAATCAAGTTAATTAGAGCACCTTGGGCTTCAGTGTTATCAGCATCATCAATCTTAATTTGAGTTATTCCAATAGTGTCCGCGACAAAATTAGTGGAAATAACAATGGTATTAATAATCATAGCACCGGAGATAAATCCATAGCCTTTATCGATAACTTCACTTAAGATAATGGTACAGAGACCAGAACCAATCAATTGAGCGTTTAAGACTAAAATTTGAACAATGGTCAAGTTATTACCATAATAACCtgagaagatgaaaatgtttGCTAAAACAAAGTATTGGAATAAGGCAAATAATTTGGTTAAAGTTTGAAACAATTCTCTGTCTTGttggattttgaaattgaccttaatatatttcaaaccTGCCAATAATTGCAAGATTAAACCACTGGAGATAATAGGGAAAAGACCGAATTCGAGTAAAGTTCTTGGAGTTGCTGCAAAAACACCACGgagaaaataaattggaTCGTTGATTGGGAAAGATTGGATATCCTTAGAGACACCAACTAATGGAAATTCAGCGAATAAATAGATTATACCAGCAAAAATTGTATACacaatcttttcatcaaatggAAGTGTTTCGAATGGAAGTTCAACTTCTGGTAACAATGGTAGAAATGGTTTTGCCACATCAATTAGACGGACTGGATAAAATGATACGATCTGTTAGTAATGTTAGATACAAGGGTGTGGGAACTTCATGTAGATCTCCATAGTTCAGTAGATCTACTGTCCAAAGaaccaaaaaataaaacataCAACCAGCCATGATATAATTGTTTATTGTGCTTTGGGAGTCAAGTAACAGGTACAATTGAGAAATACGGTGTGGGGAAGCAAGTTACTCTTTACCAGTAAATATTTCCAAGCAACTTGACCATTTTTTCCATTCGCCTTAAACTTGCTGTCGAAAAAAACAAGCGTCTTCGTATAAAGAGAGATTGATACCAAATCATTTTGAACGGCACAGTTTATTATATGACATATTCTGTTTCCTCTaaataacaatatttattgtttattattgatgCTCCTGTTTAAAGGTTGAGTTGCCATGTCGCAAAAGATAAACATTTGTACTCAACGCAAGAAGTAGGACTCGTCGAGGAGGAACTATTAAAAAAACGTTCCCATTTCAAAAAGATTCACTCTTACCAGATTTAAACCACCAACTTCCTCTATTGTTGCATATCATCAAAAGAAATGTTGTCCCACATTTGGAACACTAGCCAAATTGTTTGACCAGTTTAGTTTAACCATAATATCTATTCGAAATTATATCTTTTCTAGTACTATGGCATTTTGAGGACAAAGGGCAATGATTTACTTTctgaaaatatatatgACACTTTTTCATGTCTACTGTTAGAAACTAGATGGTGACAGATCTAATAGAACTTGAAAGAGTTGTAATATCTCAATTATCTctaatttggaaaagtcCATGTATTCCCCAACAATATTACTCCTCTTTATGGTAACTTTCATTTGGCTAAAATTTAAGTAGGACTTATTTGTATTACTCAACCATTGTTTCGGTCTCAATACCTTTCTCTAACATAAAAGAGCATAAATGGATAGCTAACCACCAACTTCCAATGACGTGGTTCACATTTTACCCCGCGCGTGCCGGAGTTTTTGAATGGGGTTTAACTCCTTGTCTGATCGCTCTTTTGCCATTTATTACAAATAGGAAAATGATCTGGATTCTCGAGCCTGGAATGTACAATTTCTCTCCAACATTAAATCTTAAGCCCCTACAATGAAGGTCAAATCAAAAGATTTACAAGCAATATGAAAGATCTCCCACAAGACCATTTGTCATATGCATCCTCAGGTTGTAATAGGGTGTTAGTTTCTCCCACACCTCAAAAGCTTCGTCACGAGCCCTCTACCGCCAAAGAAAATTGGCGCATGAGTTCAACTGTAGATGATATCgatttaatatctttgaaCACGACATTTGACGAGCAAATGATTATGGGATCACCGATGTATTTCGATCCAGTGGATTCTCCAGCAATGACACCATTGCCGATCCTATGCACCCCTTTGAAGGAGAAAGTACTTCctaaagaagatgatatgCATAGGTCAACGCTAACCAATTTAAGCTCGTTAAgagaaaaatatatcaaatCTTCGTTTCAAGATCAGAACTCCAATATTACAAACCACGGAAAAAAATGGGTGTTTTATCCCAAGAATCAAAATTGCAAGGAAGTTAGTTATCAAACCAAATGTTACAGACATTTTAGAAAACTTTCAAGAGATAAAGCCACATCCACCAAAAAGATCAAACCTTATACAAACTTTTTCGATATAGATGTATTAGATGTTCCCTCATTTGCAGAGTTCACATCCGATTTCGATCAAATGATATCTATTGTTCAATCTCATAAATTGCTGAGATTTTCTCAAAAAAGACTAGAATATCTTTTGAGTAAGTTTCAACTATATCAATCATTGACAGCGAAAAAAGAGTTCCAACAGAGTCGAAGTATTAGACACAAAGATTTTTACAATTGTAGAAAAGTAGATCTGAATCTTTTATTAAGTGGTTGTATTTCGCAAAGgcaattgaatgaattcATAGCCAAAAAAATACTTAAAGAGCCagaaagaattatttggaaagGGATACACGGTGACTCACTTACTTTGGAAGGtattttcaagattggGTATCCTAATTTTAAACCACTTCAAGTAAATCTCAAAATAATTGATACAGAGTACCTTGAATGGTATCATAACATATACCTTCCCaaatatcatttgattCCCTCACATAGAACACAACTTGAATTGAGTGGTAAGGCATTATACTTCTATTTGATAACCAGGACgtttttggaatttgaaaattacATTAAGGGAGAATACTTTGCAGAGCTGTTTAAACAGTACGTTATCAGGCCAATGGAAAAATCAAGATACCAATTGGCACAAATATCAGTggattttcaattttacGATAAAACCTGTTCTCAAAACTGGTGGTTGCAATTTTCTAATTGGCTATTGAGATGGCAATTGATCTCTCCAAATATAAGATGGAACGTTCAATTTAgaagaatattcaaaacGTTATTTGATCGAAATAGAGtgaataattttcaagACTATATCAACCTTATCTTTAAACCACTGTTTTCAAAACAATTAAACATGAACGTTCAAGTACagtattttctttcttacGTCTGttcatttgatttgattaTCGATCCATCCGATGAGTTCTTATGGAAAACCTTTCCTGTTCGATCTTGCCCACCAGATCTTTGGATTGCTCAAGGTGATAACCCAACAATTTCTTACTATCTCTATTATATGTATGTTCAGATAAGcaaattgaattatttgagaaTGCGTCAATTACAAAATACTTTTACATTAAGGAGCAATTGCTCACCATCAATGAGTCGACCATCTCAATTTAgttcaagaagaaacgTTACTTCCCAAGTTGAGTCACTAGTGAGTAATCTTCTATTATGCAATGGTGGCCTTTTGGATGTTGAACCACTTTGGAAAGTCGGAGCTGTCCTGCCATATCTTTATTGTTTATATCAAATACCAATTATTGCTTCCCCCCTATCATCTACTCAAAATTATGACAATTTCCACCATTGTCTGTACGAAGAATCAGCTTCCCAGTCAATTAGCCTTCAGAGGGACATTACAATGGAACCTCCATCAacatatttgaagaatccCTTTATGAAATTCTTCCAGATTGGATTTAAGGTATCCATTTCATCCAGATCaattttgttcaataattcatatACTTCCGAAGCTTTAATCGAAGAATTTGGTGTGGCCGCAAACATTTATTTACTTAATTCGGCAGACATTTGTGAATTATCACGTACAAGTGTATTGTGTTGTGGCTTTGAAGGATGgaataaagaagaatggaTTGGCGTTACTACTCGGAAAACGCACTTTCCCGAAGATAACATAGGCTTAGTAGATCGGGTCTACGATATTGAGGCTGATACAGCCCGAAGACATAACGTTCCCCttttaagaagaaaatatcgACATGATACTTTATTGCAGGAATTGTGTTTCATCAACAAGTATTAAAGTAACACTTTCTCTATTCCCTATCGTTAGATCTCAAATTTTGTGTCGCACTGAAAAGATCAGCAAGGAGTAGGTAAAGGGGCAACGTCACAAATTGGGACAAAGAAAAacttttgttctttttaAATAGCACTTTCTATAAACAATAGGTAAAAGTTCAAACACACAACTAAACATTTTATAATAAAAAGCTTACGCCATATCTTCCAGAATTAGCTACCAAGAAACGTTTTGGgaattctttcaaaaatgaaagGCTACCAAATTGACTTCACTAAAAACCAAATTCTCCAATATGTAGAAGATGAGCAAGAAACAAATTCGacttcaagaaaagaaaatattctaGAAAGCTCCAATAATGACGAATTCGATATCTCTGATTCTGAAATGGCTGAAATGCTTGGGAAAGGTTTGAGACGAAAACTAAAAACAAATTTTCGTAACGTGGAAACAACGGTTCACTCACAAATAGTAAACCAAACTGTCTTAACAAGGTATTCTAGTAATCAGAAAACAAGGGGACGATCGACCACAAATGACGTTTATAAGCTGGAAGACTTTTTCTTGAGGGAAACTGTTTCAGAATTTGACGATAAATTTCACCGTGGGtcaaaaattcaattccGGAGAGAATATAAGAAcagaaacagaagaaaatatatacaCTAGGAAGACAAACTCGttttcaagaaagaaaaattgacAGTGTTGTGTATAATTATGATCCTTTCGAAGACGAATTGTTTCTTTCATcttaatataaataaaaaaatataatggaAAAATCTTAGTCAATGAAGTTTCGTAGTTGTTTAAATTATAACTTTGATTTAAgtatatatttataattaACTAGAAGCCAAATACCTACGAGCTCCTATAACGCAGTTTTGTACTATCGACTGTATTAGAGACTGACATTAGGACAAAACTAATTTGTTAGGTACCAGTAGGGTAACGATAGGGGTAAACGAGATAAGTTAGTGATTCATCTCGAGGTCGAGGTTACAACATACTTGTAGAGCAACACCACTCATTGTTTTCAACCTATAACGAAGAAAATAGGACCAACATCAAGTGAAATGAAGATTGTATTTGGTTCTTTGGTATCGACTGGTCTTTTGACCGCAGCATTAGTAGATGCTTATCGCCTACCAACGTTTTTGCAGGAATCGTTCGAGGCTTTGGATTCTGAAGATAAGCTTCAAATCGAACCTCATAATTCTGAAGATTCATCCAACTGGAAACCTCATGTTCCATACTTTTTGAAACCGACTGTAGACTCCAATAAACTACAAGAATCAATCCGTCTTGAGGATTTGAACGCGACTGCTTGGGATTTATATCATATTGCTGAGTCCTCTAAGAAAGAGTATGGCCATCCAACACGTGTCATTGGTTCCCCAGGTCATTGGAATACCATTGGATATATTTTAGCATGCTTAGATAATATGAAGGATTATTATGATGTCTCTGTGCAAACCTTTAATGCTTTGAGCGGAAAGattaattcattcaatCTTTCAGATGCTAAGACAGGAGAAACTTTTGATAACACGACTGCGTTTGCACTCTCCCCTCCGGTTGCTCCATTCATTGGTCAAGTAATCgaaattccaaatctgGGATGCAAAGAAGCTGATTTTGATGCTGTGGCTCCTCCTTCTGGTGTTATGTCAGATGGttctgaaaagaaaaggattGCACTTATTGAAAGAGGACATTGTCCTTTCGGTAATAAATCTAACTTAGCAGGTAAGTATGGGTATCATGCCGTTATCATATATGATAATGAGCCAGAATCTGTCGGTGGGTTGCACGGGACGTTGGGAGAACCAACTAACGAAACAGTGTCGACCGTTGGTGTGACCTTCGATGTTGGCATGCAATTAATTGATAGTATTTCGTTAGATGAGGATTATTCTGTTTATTTTGCAATGGATTCTTACGTTAAGAATATCACCACAAAGAATATCATTGCTGACACTAAGCGTGGTGAtgagaaaaatattgtagCACTTGGGGCTCATTCTGATtctgttgaagaaggaCCAGGTATTAACGATGACGGCTCTGGAACAATCTCTTTGCTTACTGTTGCCAAGCAATTGACACATTTTAAGATCAATAATAAGGTACGTTTTGCCTGGTGGGCCGCAGAGGAGGAAGGTTTGTTAGGTTCCAATTATTATGCTAACCATTTGACCGCTGAggataatttgaaattaagaGTCTTCATGGATTATGACATGATGGCTTCACCAAATTACGAATATGAAGTTTACGATGCCAATAATATAGACAACCCCAAGGGCTCTGAAGAATTAAGAGATCTATACATTGATTTCTACAAGCAAAACGAACTAAATTATACTCTAATCCCATTCGATGGGAGATCTGATTATGTTGgctttattgaaaatggtaTTCCAGCAGGTGGTATTGCCGCTGGTGCTGAGAAGGACAACGTCTTTAACGGGGAAGTTTTAGATAAATGCTACCATCAATTATGTGACGATGTTTCTAACTTGGCGTGGGACGCATTTATGGTTAATACTAAGTTAATTGCTCATTCTGTGGCTACGTACGCCAAATCCTTTGAGGGATTCCCAGAAAGAGAGACAAATGCTACCTTATCAGCTTCTAGCAGGAAGGACCAAACTCCCTTATTCAAGTACAGGGCTGACAAACTGATTATCTAAACAGCTTGAGAATTATCAACAAGAGGAAGCTAGtattttatataatatacaACCTGAAAGGATATAAAAGAATACTCTGTATATCGCAAGGAAGCTTACTTCCGTTGTCTTGCCCTTTATTGTGtgtaatttattattcacTAGGCTTTTCTTTGATAAGCGTCTTTCATTTAGTGATGTCCCCGTGCTGAAATATTCTGCCAAGTGCATTATTAAGACTCACACAGCCCCCTTCTGTCGTTGGCATAAGACACATCTCTCTCTCTGAAGTGGCATATATATACACACACGTATATTGACCATTAGATACGGGACTTAACCATTGCTACTGACTTATTTGCTTTTAGGCCCACAATCGTCATCTCTTTGCAAACTCTAAGAAAGAACTAAACCATATAACAAAAGGAATTTTTGATGGAAGTTGCTGAAACCTTCACATTTGGACATATTGCATATTTGGTATTTGAATCCGTCTTACAAGTTGTTATTATAGCTTTCGCTGGGTTTTTCAGTGCACATAGTGGTTTACTTCCTAAAAAGTCTCAGAAAGTTATCTCCCTTATAAATGTGGACTTATTTACACCATGCCTGATTTTTAGTAAGCTAGCTAAATCACTTTCTATGGCAAAGATCCTAGAAGTTTCCATCATCCCTGTCTTCTTTGCTCTAACTACGGCAATATCGTATGTTTCAGGGAAGATCATGGCCACTATCCTAAAGTTGGATACAGACGAAAGTAATTTCGTATTAGCTAATTCCATATTTGGTAATAGTAACTCCCTACCCGTTTCTTTGACATTGTCACTAGCATACACACTTCCTAATCTAACGTGGGAtcaaattccaaatgaTAGCAGAGATAATGTGGCATCAAGAGGTATCCTTTATTtactaatttttcaacaaattgGGCAGATGTTAAGATGGAGTTGGGGTTACAATAAATTAATGAAGTGGTCTCATGAGAATCCGCACCTGATGCCCTTATCtcaacttcaaaatcaaGTTGAGCAACAATCGGAGCAAGAATCATCTGACATGCTCGCTTCCAGGGCAACATCTGAAATGTTAGATGAGGGGCGCATGGATGGTATTGTAACACCAAGTCCATTGAGTTCTAGTATATTAACCATCTCTACCGTTTTTactaaaataaaatcataTTTGAATCCGCCATTATATTCCATGATTATATCTATTGTGGTTGCAGCCATTACACCATTACAAGATGAATTGTTTTATAAGAACGgatttttgaataatacaTTCGGTGAAGCAGTTATTCAAGTAGGTGCTGTATCAATTCCATTGATCTTGATTGTCTTAGGTGCTAATCTATACCCATcttctgaaatttttccaagaacTCATAATCACAAGAAGTTGTTGATTGGTTCTATTATTGGTCGTATGATACTACCATCATGTTTTTTGTTACCCATTATTGCTTGTGCTGTGAAGTACATCAACGTCAGTATTTTAGATGATCCAATCTTTATGATTGTGGGCTTCCTTTTAACCGTTAGTCCTCCAGCTATTCAGTTAACTCAAATCactcaattgaatgaattttttgaagcTGAAATGGCTGACATTTTGTTTTGGGGTTATGTGGTACTGAGCTTGCCTGTTAGTATCGTCGTTGTTTCTGCATCAATTTACGTTCTTCAATGGGCTAATCCACCAACTATTTAATTCTTAGACCTCCAACCATAGTACATTAGTAGAAAAACTTTAACTGATTATGGCCCTATTTGAATTAACCAATATTATTCTATTATTTTAAGGTTCGTTGctgtttatttttttaattcttctcAACTTATCTATATCAACGCATTATTTAGTTACATATTTAGCAGGTCAAACGCTTGTTGCGCTCTATCATATTTCGTAACCAATATTTTTCCCTTTTATTGAAGTGTGTATACAATAATGGTTCTCAAAAGAGAATCATTAGTCTTTACACCTTCAATATGGACAAGAACTTAGTTCTAGAGAATATTGTTCAAGTAAGATCATGGTTAAAGCAGGTGATCTGTGTAATATTATATAAGATAGTCAAT is a genomic window containing:
- the APE3 gene encoding aminopeptidase Y (ancestral locus Anc_1.298), whose amino-acid sequence is MKIVFGSLVSTGLLTAALVDAYRLPTFLQESFEALDSEDKLQIEPHNSEDSSNWKPHVPYFLKPTVDSNKLQESIRLEDLNATAWDLYHIAESSKKEYGHPTRVIGSPGHWNTIGYILACLDNMKDYYDVSVQTFNALSGKINSFNLSDAKTGETFDNTTAFALSPPVAPFIGQVIEIPNLGCKEADFDAVAPPSGVMSDGSEKKRIALIERGHCPFGNKSNLAGKYGYHAVIIYDNEPESVGGLHGTLGEPTNETVSTVGVTFDVGMQLIDSISLDEDYSVYFAMDSYVKNITTKNIIADTKRGDEKNIVALGAHSDSVEEGPGINDDGSGTISLLTVAKQLTHFKINNKVRFAWWAAEEEGLLGSNYYANHLTAEDNLKLRVFMDYDMMASPNYEYEVYDANNIDNPKGSEELRDLYIDFYKQNELNYTLIPFDGRSDYVGFIENGIPAGGIAAGAEKDNVFNGEVLDKCYHQLCDDVSNLAWDAFMVNTKLIAHSVATYAKSFEGFPERETNATLSASSRKDQTPLFKYRADKLII
- the NCAS0B07570 gene encoding metallo-dependent hydrolase superfamily protein (ancestral locus Anc_1.302), with the protein product MKDLPQDHLSYASSGCNRVLVSPTPQKLRHEPSTAKENWRMSSTVDDIDLISLNTTFDEQMIMGSPMYFDPVDSPAMTPLPILCTPLKEKVLPKEDDMHRSTLTNLSSLREKYIKSSFQDQNSNITNHGKKWVFYPKNQNCKEVSYQTKCYRHFRKLSRDKATSTKKIKPYTNFFDIDVLDVPSFAEFTSDFDQMISIVQSHKLLRFSQKRLEYLLSKFQLYQSLTAKKEFQQSRSIRHKDFYNCRKVDLNLLLSGCISQRQLNEFIAKKILKEPERIIWKGIHGDSLTLEGIFKIGYPNFKPLQVNLKIIDTEYLEWYHNIYLPKYHLIPSHRTQLELSGKALYFYLITRTFLEFENYIKGEYFAELFKQYVIRPMEKSRYQLAQISVDFQFYDKTCSQNWWLQFSNWLLRWQLISPNIRWNVQFRRIFKTLFDRNRVNNFQDYINLIFKPLFSKQLNMNVQVQYFLSYVCSFDLIIDPSDEFLWKTFPVRSCPPDLWIAQGDNPTISYYLYYMYVQISKLNYLRMRQLQNTFTLRSNCSPSMSRPSQFSSRRNVTSQVESLVSNLLLCNGGLLDVEPLWKVGAVLPYLYCLYQIPIIASPLSSTQNYDNFHHCLYEESASQSISLQRDITMEPPSTYLKNPFMKFFQIGFKVSISSRSILFNNSYTSEALIEEFGVAANIYLLNSADICELSRTSVLCCGFEGWNKEEWIGVTTRKTHFPEDNIGLVDRVYDIEADTARRHNVPLLRRKYRHDTLLQELCFINKY
- the SSH1 gene encoding Ssh1p (ancestral locus Anc_1.303), producing MAGFRLIDVAKPFLPLLPEVELPFETLPFDEKIVYTIFAGIIYLFAEFPLVGVSKDIQSFPINDPIYFLRGVFAATPRTLLEFGLFPIISSGLILQLLAGLKYIKVNFKIQQDRELFQTLTKLFALFQYFVLANIFIFSGYYGNNLTIVQILVLNAQLIGSGLCTIILSEVIDKGYGFISGAMIINTIVISTNFVADTIGITQIKIDDADNTEAQGALINLIQGFRSKNKTIVGGIISAFNRDYLPNLTTTFIVIIIAAIICYLQSCRVELAIRSTRARGMNNVYPIRLLSIGCLGLLFSYVNLFYIHIAAFILIQLVANNDPSSIICKILGHYENVNNILAVPTFPLSLLTPPRSLIGGLFSQPLTFIVFTLFIVSTSVWFAKKWQAISGSSARDVAVEFKDQGITLSGRREQNISKELDKVIPVASSTGAAILAVLAACGELLGLKGKAAGIIVGVAGGFSLLELITLDYQQTGGNSNLRAVLGTPSTSATQF
- the NCAS0B07590 gene encoding uncharacterized protein (ancestral locus Anc_1.296) encodes the protein MEVAETFTFGHIAYLVFESVLQVVIIAFAGFFSAHSGLLPKKSQKVISLINVDLFTPCLIFSKLAKSLSMAKILEVSIIPVFFALTTAISYVSGKIMATILKLDTDESNFVLANSIFGNSNSLPVSLTLSLAYTLPNLTWDQIPNDSRDNVASRGILYLLIFQQIGQMLRWSWGYNKLMKWSHENPHLMPLSQLQNQVEQQSEQESSDMLASRATSEMLDEGRMDGIVTPSPLSSSILTISTVFTKIKSYLNPPLYSMIISIVVAAITPLQDELFYKNGFLNNTFGEAVIQVGAVSIPLILIVLGANLYPSSEIFPRTHNHKKLLIGSIIGRMILPSCFLLPIIACAVKYINVSILDDPIFMIVGFLLTVSPPAIQLTQITQLNEFFEAEMADILFWGYVVLSLPVSIVVVSASIYVLQWANPPTI